The region TGGTGATCGCCGGACGCCACCAGCGCGGGCTCAGTGCGGCTCTTGCCGGGGCCGGCACCCTGTCGCAGTTGGGAGTCGGCGCCGTAGGGGACATCGTCTGGTCACCCGAGGTCATGGACGCGCTGCTGGCGCGCGAAGACCTGCAGGGGGTGCTGTATTTCGAGGTGCTGAGCCCTTTACCGGAACGGGCCGACGAGGTCTTCCGGGCTGCCCGCACCCAGATCGAGGCGTGGCGCGCAAAAGAGCGTCCACATGGCCCGCGTGTCGGCGTTTCACCCCACACGCCCTACACGGTCAGTCACCGTCTGATGCGTCTGCTGGTTGAATACGCGGCTGGTGAAGGTCTGCCCGTGCAGATCCATGTCGCGGAACACCCCAGCGAGCCGGAACTGTTCCGGACGGGCGGCGGTCCTCTCTGGGAGGGCCGTATGCCGAGCCTGTATCCCAGGACCTTCGCGGAAATCGTCGGCCGTGATCCCGAGCCGGACCTGACGCCGGTACGCTACCTCGATGAATTGGGCGTGCTTGGTGCCCGGCCCACCCTGATCCACCTGGTCAACGTGACCACGGACGATATTGCTCGGGTAGCCCGCGCCGGATGCCCGGTCGTGACCTGTCCCCGGAGTAACCATCATCTGGAATGCGGCGTGTTTCCGTGGTCGGCGTTCGCCGC is a window of Deinococcus deserti VCD115 DNA encoding:
- a CDS encoding amidohydrolase family protein — its product is MRVMTAELPDPHTPRLLVCDVLYTGMGGAQSPGGVVVVGGTVAATGAPEALRQAYPHARAEVVGGVIAPPPVNAHTHLDMSAYQFQALPYFQWIPKVVIAGRHQRGLSAALAGAGTLSQLGVGAVGDIVWSPEVMDALLAREDLQGVLYFEVLSPLPERADEVFRAARTQIEAWRAKERPHGPRVGVSPHTPYTVSHRLMRLLVEYAAGEGLPVQIHVAEHPSEPELFRTGGGPLWEGRMPSLYPRTFAEIVGRDPEPDLTPVRYLDELGVLGARPTLIHLVNVTTDDIARVARAGCPVVTCPRSNHHLECGVFPWSAFAAAGVEIALGTDSVASGGTLDVRDDVAFARTLYPGLDPRVLVRAAVKGGHRVLGTTMPFIRRGEVWREEYLWGAGRA